TGTGGTATTTCACACGTTCACTAACGGTACTTTGCTTACGAACCCCAAAATGATCGAACAACTTAAGGAAGTTGGCAACATTGTTCCCGTTATATCCATAGAAGGTTGGGAAAAAGAAACTGATCAGCGCCGAGGTGCTGGCATGTTTGCTAACATTGTTAAGGTTATGGACACACTTAAAGCCAATGGTATCCCCTTTGGTGTATCGATTACTTATACCCGCCTCAATGCTGACACAGTTACCTCCGATGAGTTTTATGATTTTCTTATCGACAAGGGAGCCTTGTTTGGATGGTATTTCCTGTTCATGCCCGTAGGCAAAGACCCAGATACCAGCTTGATGCCCACGCCTGAGCAACGTAAGAAACTTTACGAAACTGTTCAGCGCGTTAGATTGGAAAAACCTTTGTTCATGATGGACTTCTGGGGCGACGCACCTTACGTTGGCGGTTGTATCGCAGGAGGACGCCGCTACATTCATATTAACTCTAAGGGGGATGTGGAGCCGTGTATCTTTGTTCACTTCTCCACTGACAACATCAAAGAAAAATCACTCAAAGAGGCACTAAGTAGCGATTTCATGAAAGCCATAAGAGCACACCAACCCTTCGACGACAACCTACTTCTACCGTGCCAGATCATCGACAACCCGGACAAACTCAGAGAAATTGTTGAGAAAACACATCCAAAGCCAACTCACGAGGGTGCAGAAGTTATAGTAGTTGACGACAGTATAAAGAGTTTCCTTGACGACTACAGCAAGCAGGTAAAAGAAGTCTTTGACGGAATTTGGAAGGAACGCTATCTAACTAACCCTGCTATTAAGGGTTACGCGGAGAAACTTTATCAAGAACGAGAGCAAAAGCTAAAGAAGTTTGAGGAAGAGCACAAAGAAGATACATAGTTCAAGCAATGTGTTTGGCGAAGCCACCCAAAAAGAGGGTGGCTTCTTTTTTGGATGTCCCTGCTTAGCAATTCATTCAATCGAATGCTTCGCGTAGAACCATAAATGCTAAAATAGGCAATGAACGTGAAACCGATTTCACATATACGGAGGCTCATGCATGTACGAATTAGTTGATAAGGAACTCGTAGCACCAGACATATGGAAGATAAAAGTAAGAGCACCCCATATTGCAAAAGCATATAAACCAGGCAATTTTGTTATCGTGTTACCCCATGAGCGAGGCGAACGCATACCTTTGACGGTGTTTGACACCGATGAAGAAAACATACACATCGTGTTCCAAGAGGTGGGTAAGAGTACAAAATTGCTGGGTAAGATGAAAGTCGGTGACCAAATTCAAGACATCATGGGGCCAACTGGTCATGCCTTCCCCAGTCAAAAGTTCGGAAATGTTGTTCTCATAGCAGGCGGCGTAGGTGCTGCCACTGCAGTCCCTCTGGGAAAACACCTGCATGCCTGCGGCAATAACATTACCATCATACTGGGTGCCCGCAGCAAGAATCTGGTGCTCTTCGAAAAAGAACTCCAAGACATATCGGAAAAGCTCATCATCACAACAGATGACGGTTCCTACGGTGTAAAAGGTTTTGTTACCGATGCCTTGAAAGAAATATTATCCAATGAAGTTGTAGACTTGGTCCTTGCCATCGGCCCGGCCGTAATGATGAAAGCAGTATCAGATCTTACCAGACCACTTAAAGTCAAGACGTTGGTTTCACTAAACAGTATCATGGTTTGCGGAACAGGAATGTGTGGAGCTTGCCGTGTAGGTTACAAAGACGGAACCGTACTCACTTGTATTGAGGGGCCCGAACTTGATGGCCATATGGTAGACTGGAACACGCTTCTCCCCCGCTTAAGCATGTACAAGGAAGAAGAAGCTATAAGTCTATCCTTGCTGGACAACGAAAGTCGGTGAGATTATTATGCCCTTAAAAGATAGGATTCCCATGCCAGAGCAAGACCCAAAACTAAGGATCACCAATTTTGATGAAGTGGCACTGGGCTACACAGAGGAACAAGCTCTTATGGAGGCCTCTCGTTGCTTGCAGTGCCCCAATCCGACCTGCATACAAGGATGTCCTGTAAACATTGATATAAAAGCTTTCATTGGGTTGATACAAGAAGGGAAATTCACAGAGGGGTATTACAAGATAAAAGAAAAGAATAACTTCCCTGCCATGACTGGGCGAGTCTGCCCTCAGGAGACCCAGTGTGAAGCCTCCTGCGTCTTGGCTAAAATGGGAAAACCTATTGCCATAGGTAGACTTGAAAGATTTCTAGCAGACCACGAAATGTACAAGCCACAGCAAATAGAAACAGAAAAAAAGAACCACATTCCAGTAGCTTGCGTAGGTACGGGACCTGCCAGCTTAGCTGCAGCAGCTAATCTAGCCAAAAAAGGCTATGAGGTACATTTGTTCGAAGCACTCCATTTACCAGGTGGCGTACTTAGTTATGGCATACCAGAATTCAGACTACCAAAGAAAATAGTCAATCATGAAATCATGCTTCTTAGCGACTTAGGCGTCTTTATACATACAGACGTTATCGTAGGAAAGACTTATACCTTACAGCAGCTGCGACGAGAATTCAAAAGCATTTTTTTGGGAACCGGTGCTGGTGCACCATTGCTTTTGGGAGTACCTGGTGAGAACCTTAATGGCATTTTTACAGCCAATGAATTCCTAATCAGGGTCAACCTCATGAAAGCTTACCGATTCCCAGAATTTGACACACCCATAAAAAAGGGTAAGGAAGTAGTAGTAGTCGGTGCAGGAAATGTTGCCATGGATGCCGCCAGAACCGCAAGACGTTTAGGCGCCAATGTGACCATTGTTTACAGACGGAGTAGAGCTGAAATGCCCTCGCGAGCTGAAGAAGTTCAGCATGCAGAAGAAGAAGGTATACACATGAAGCTTCTAACAAATCCGGTTGCTTTCCACGGCAAGGACGGTTGGGTACAGTCAGTAGAAGTTGTTTCCATGCAGCTTGGATCACCAGATGAGCGAGGCAGAAGAAAGCCTATACCCATTGAAGGAAGCAACTACGAAATTTACTGCGACCAAGTTATAGTAGCCATTGGGACAACGCCAAATCCCATACTTAAGTACAGCACGCCAGAACTTCTACTCACGCCCCATGGCAACATTGTAGTAGATGAGCAATACCAAACCAACATACCTGGTGTGTTTGCTGGAGGCGATATTGTAACAGGTTCAGCAACCGTCATAGAAGCTCTGGGAGCAGGAAAAAAAGCTGCCATTTACATTGATAAGTTTATAAAGGGAGCCTAATACCCTAGGCTCCCCTGACATTGTGCACTAAAAAGGACGCCCAGGTACCTTTGACCAATCAGCTAAGAATTGTTCCAATCCCCTGTCAGTTAGCGCGTGTTTAAAAAGCTGTTCCATAACTTTGAATGGAACCGTGCAAATATCAGCACCCATGCGAGCTGCATCAAGGACGTGCTTAGGATGTCTAATACTGGCAACTATGATCTGGGTTTCAAAGCCGTAATTATCGAATATGTTTTTAATGTCAAACACCAGATCCATAGCATCGTGTCCAATATCTTCCAAGCGTCCCACAAATGGCGAAACATAGGTAGCCCCAGCTTTAGCAGCCAACAACGCTTGAAGCGGTTGAAAGATAAGCGTCACATTTGTCGGTATACCTTCTTGGGAAAGCACCTTCACGGCCTTTATGCCTTCTTGCGTAGCTGGAATCTTAATCACCACCTGTTCACCTAAACGACGCAGCTGCTGTGCTTGCTCCACCATCCCCTGAGCATCTTGTGCCACTACCTCTATACTGACTGGCCCCTCCACAATGTTAAGTATGTCTTGAACCACTTCCATGAAACCTTTGCCTGTCTTGGCAACCAATGTTGGGTTAGTAGTAACTCCATCTAGAATACCCCACTCTTTTGCAGCCCTTATCTCTTCAACAAAAGCGGTGTCCAAAAAGAACTTCACGAATAACTCACCCCCGTTATTTCATCTTGTTACAATATTACCAACAACCTCGGGAACAATAGCATACAGATCTATTCGAGAACAAAACTTTATATCAGCGTCTTTGCCGTATCTCAATATGTTTCCTCCACTCTCTGACTGCATGAGTACATCTAGTGGGTCATCAGTTACTTTAGCCCAAGATAGAGATACCTTTGCTGCATCATCAAGTTCCATGTTTGCGTTGCTCAAGGTTAGTAGTCTGCTTACTATAAGACCCGCACAGTAAAAATCGTCTCCAACGAGTCGACCTTCCTTCCCCGCACAAGCCACCCCAATACCATCAAATTGCTCCTTTTGGACAATGTCAAAGGCTTCTCGCACCACAGATGATAGGTTTAGCAGCGATCCAACCAGAATTCTCGTAGTGGTATTCTGGAGCTTTATTAACAAATTGGTGCCGTTTGTGGTAGTCATAATGGCTCTGGCATCTGTTAGTTGATCAGCATGTTTTACCAAACTCACAGGAGAGTTATCAAAATCGAAACCATCTATTTTGATTCCGCCCCTCTCCCCAATGAGAATAACCGATGGATCTTTCAGTTTTTCTCTAGTAGCCAAGTCAATAGAATCTGTAACAAGAACCGATTTACCACCCTGAGCAAGGAACGTAACAATGGTACTCGTGGCACGGATGACATCCAACGCAATCCATACAAAATTTCCTTCAGGAATCTGCTCGCTTACAGATGAAAGTACCGAAATCTTCATATCTACATTGTAACAGCATAGAACCGCTGTCTTTGAATAAAGGATCTGTGTCTTTAGCCTTAAATTTATTTACCTTGTGTTATAATTCTTTCAAGTTGACCTACATAAATATCAAAGGGGTGGTACTCGATGACAAGACCTTCAGGCTTGAAAGGATTCGCCACAATAACAATGGGCCAAGTAGCTTCGATAACAGGCACTGCAATGACTCAATTCGGTCTCTCTTATTGGGTTTGGCAAGAATTTGGTAGAGCCACCCCATTTAGTATTATGAGCATTCTCTTCTTTGGTGCACAAGTGATTTTCGGCTTGGCGGCTGGTAGCTTAGTTGACCGTTGGCCTAGAAAAATATCGCTCATACTACCCGATATAGCTTCAGGTGTGCTTACGCTAATAGCTCTTTTCCTCTACACGCAAAATGCACTAACTTTATCCTTCCTTTATACCATGTCCTTTGTTAATGGCATTTTTTCAGCTCTTCAATGGCCAGCCTACTCCGTAACACTAGCTAGCATGTTAAAACCAGATCAATACACCAAGGCAAACGCACTGTTCAGCATTACTGACTACGGTCCAGCACTAGTTGCACCCATACTTGCAGGTGGGCTACTAGGTACTATTGGCCTGGAAGGTATCATGACCATAGACCTTCTGACCCTAACGCTAGCTGTGTTAATAAACCTATGGGTTTTCATACCTGACATAAGAAAAAAGGAAACTACCGGTAAAGGAGATATGTCAGCCAGCTTCTGGCAAGACATATTGTTTGGCTTCAAGTTTATTTCACAAAGGAAACCACTGCTTATGCTACTGATGGTTTTCCTCGCTTCTAATTTCTTTGCTGGATTTGGAAACAGTTTGTTCTCACCCTATGTACTTGCAAGAACCAACAACAATGCCTTAGCATTAGGAACTATTGAAACGTTTTTTGGAGTCGGAGGCCTAATCGGTACACTACTACTCTCTCTTTGGGTCCTGCCAGGTAGAAAAGTCACAGCGCTGCTTATTGGTCTGATCATAAGCGATGTCGGATTCTTAATATTAGGTTACTTCAGATGGATACCGACTATGTGCATAGGTGCTACGCTAGGTTCTTTCGGTGGAGTTATGGCAAACACTCATAGCCAAGCCATATGGCAAAGTATTGTTCCCATAACCATGCAAGGTAGAGTGTTCTCAGCGCGCAGATTCATAGCTCAAGCCCTTAGTGGAATACCCATGTTTCTTAGCGGTCCACTGGTTGATAACGTCTTAGTCCCTTATTTCAACCAAAAGACCATGCTATCTAACGTATTGGGCCAAGGTCCTGCAGGTGCCATCAGCTTCTTAATGATTTTGGGCTCAATCCTTTCCATTGCGGTTGCGCTCCTGGCGTTCGCCAATTACAACGTCCAACATGTTGAGGATCTTGCCATGGCCAGCTTAGAAGCTGACAGCACCCAAGAAACCATGTCGACGCTACCTTAAATTCTATCGGAACTAGGCTTTGAATTTGACGCTCCTACAGGTTTCCCTACGTACCTTACTACAGCAAGCACACTTACAGCACCAATAAGAAGCAATACCCACCAACTGGAGATAAAACCACCCAAGACGTATAAGATCAGACAAATAACCTGAATTGCCAGGGCGTAAGGTAACTGAGTTTTAACGTGCGCAATGTGGTCGCAAGCAGAAGACATGGAAGCCATTATGGTAGTATCTGATATGGGTGAACAATGATCACCAAAAATGGCCCCACCGAGCACGCTACCAACCACCAAAGTAGTTATGGTCGGACTAACATTATAGGCCAGTGGTATGGCAAGTGGCATCACAATAGCCATGGTTCCCCAGCTTGTACCAGTGGCAAAACTCACTAAAGAAGCCACCAAGAAAACTAGCGGAGCCACTGCGAACACAGGCAAATGCTCGGACAGAACACCAACCAAGAACTGAGCAGTCCCCACATCAGCAATGACCCCAGATATTGTCCAAGCCAACGTCAGAATCATCAACGCTGGAACCATTGATGCAGCACCTTCAGTAAAAGCGTCCATGGTTTCCTGCAAACTGAGTATGCGCTGCCCTACAGCCAGAAGAACTGTGACAATGGCTGTGAATACGGTAGCCCATAGAATAGCAATAGACGAATCAGCATTACTGAAAGCCTGTCTAATAGCATCAAATGTGTAACCCAGGTTTGGACCGCCACCGTTGTACCAAAGCGCAATCAGGGAAGAAACAATCAGGACCACAATTGGTATCAATGCGTTATATGCCCTTGCTTCTTTGTTCCCTAGGTAAACTTGCTCCATTTTTATGTTAGCCGCTATGGGTCGTGCATCATCGTCAAGTAACTTCCCCGTAGTTCGAGCCCTGTGCTCTGCGTGCCACATGGGTCCAAAATCCCTACCAGTGAACGCAATTAGCAGCACAAAAAGTAACATGAGAATCTCATAGAATCTAAAAGGCAGACTTGAAAGGAACACATCATATGGTGCAGCAGCAATACCTAAACTGGCATAGGAGTCCTTTATCAAAGAAAGCTCATAGCCAATCCAGGTAGAGATTATGAATAAACCCGTAACGGGAGCCGCAGTAGCATCAACAATGAAAGCCAGTTTTTCACGGGAGATGTTGTATTTATCGAACAAAGGCCTCATTGTAGGGCCCACCACCACAGCATTGGCGTAGTCATCAAAGAAAACCACAATGCCCAGTAACCAAGCGGCAAACTGCGCTGTTCTTTCATTTTTGGCCAGCCTTCCAATAAAATCAGCCAAAGCTTTAGTCCCACCCATGCGGCCTATTATCCCTACCACAGAACCAAGTACCATGAGAAAGATAAGTATGCCAGCGTGGAAGCTATCGGTAAGTGCTCCTACAAGATACTTGCTAAGAAGTGTTAAGAAAGCACTGAAGACGTTACCACCTTCCAGCATGACAACTCCCACAAAAGCTCCCAAAAATAGGGAAAGTACAACCTGGCGAGTGACAAACGCCAGAACAATTGCTAAAAGAGCTGGGAGCAATGACCAAATGCCGAAATTTAGCACCGTAGAATCTTCGGCCATGACGTAGCCTGGCAAACATAAAAAGATGACTACAATCAGCGCAAACCAAAACCAGTGTCGATCTTTCATTTTACAACACCTCCCGTGATCAATTAAACAAAACAGATGATTCTGGTCATTATAGGTAGAAAACTATCGTAATTCAACATATGCACTTTAATATGCACATAACATTGAAAAGAGAGCCTTAACATTTCCCATCCTCTTGAC
The genomic region above belongs to Coprothermobacter proteolyticus DSM 5265 and contains:
- a CDS encoding radical SAM protein codes for the protein MSLKTSAMGTALKYTLRYVKQNPEENLTKILNLAESLFPERYKENLRVARTYLEPGGVYHPLIMRVFNEVDPVFLERLAYNFFINQLAIGVQKQIDTEKKYGFPGPFTILISPTMRCNLSCVGCYAGLYTREDDMPPELFDRIIREGEELGTYLYTILGGEPFVYPHLFEVAKNHPDVVFHTFTNGTLLTNPKMIEQLKEVGNIVPVISIEGWEKETDQRRGAGMFANIVKVMDTLKANGIPFGVSITYTRLNADTVTSDEFYDFLIDKGALFGWYFLFMPVGKDPDTSLMPTPEQRKKLYETVQRVRLEKPLFMMDFWGDAPYVGGCIAGGRRYIHINSKGDVEPCIFVHFSTDNIKEKSLKEALSSDFMKAIRAHQPFDDNLLLPCQIIDNPDKLREIVEKTHPKPTHEGAEVIVVDDSIKSFLDDYSKQVKEVFDGIWKERYLTNPAIKGYAEKLYQEREQKLKKFEEEHKEDT
- a CDS encoding sulfide/dihydroorotate dehydrogenase-like FAD/NAD-binding protein, which gives rise to MYELVDKELVAPDIWKIKVRAPHIAKAYKPGNFVIVLPHERGERIPLTVFDTDEENIHIVFQEVGKSTKLLGKMKVGDQIQDIMGPTGHAFPSQKFGNVVLIAGGVGAATAVPLGKHLHACGNNITIILGARSKNLVLFEKELQDISEKLIITTDDGSYGVKGFVTDALKEILSNEVVDLVLAIGPAVMMKAVSDLTRPLKVKTLVSLNSIMVCGTGMCGACRVGYKDGTVLTCIEGPELDGHMVDWNTLLPRLSMYKEEEAISLSLLDNESR
- the gltA gene encoding NADPH-dependent glutamate synthase, whose protein sequence is MPLKDRIPMPEQDPKLRITNFDEVALGYTEEQALMEASRCLQCPNPTCIQGCPVNIDIKAFIGLIQEGKFTEGYYKIKEKNNFPAMTGRVCPQETQCEASCVLAKMGKPIAIGRLERFLADHEMYKPQQIETEKKNHIPVACVGTGPASLAAAANLAKKGYEVHLFEALHLPGGVLSYGIPEFRLPKKIVNHEIMLLSDLGVFIHTDVIVGKTYTLQQLRREFKSIFLGTGAGAPLLLGVPGENLNGIFTANEFLIRVNLMKAYRFPEFDTPIKKGKEVVVVGAGNVAMDAARTARRLGANVTIVYRRSRAEMPSRAEEVQHAEEEGIHMKLLTNPVAFHGKDGWVQSVEVVSMQLGSPDERGRRKPIPIEGSNYEIYCDQVIVAIGTTPNPILKYSTPELLLTPHGNIVVDEQYQTNIPGVFAGGDIVTGSATVIEALGAGKKAAIYIDKFIKGA
- the fsa gene encoding fructose-6-phosphate aldolase encodes the protein MKFFLDTAFVEEIRAAKEWGILDGVTTNPTLVAKTGKGFMEVVQDILNIVEGPVSIEVVAQDAQGMVEQAQQLRRLGEQVVIKIPATQEGIKAVKVLSQEGIPTNVTLIFQPLQALLAAKAGATYVSPFVGRLEDIGHDAMDLVFDIKNIFDNYGFETQIIVASIRHPKHVLDAARMGADICTVPFKVMEQLFKHALTDRGLEQFLADWSKVPGRPF
- a CDS encoding 2-phosphosulfolactate phosphatase, with the protein product MKISVLSSVSEQIPEGNFVWIALDVIRATSTIVTFLAQGGKSVLVTDSIDLATREKLKDPSVILIGERGGIKIDGFDFDNSPVSLVKHADQLTDARAIMTTTNGTNLLIKLQNTTTRILVGSLLNLSSVVREAFDIVQKEQFDGIGVACAGKEGRLVGDDFYCAGLIVSRLLTLSNANMELDDAAKVSLSWAKVTDDPLDVLMQSESGGNILRYGKDADIKFCSRIDLYAIVPEVVGNIVTR
- a CDS encoding MFS transporter, with translation MTRPSGLKGFATITMGQVASITGTAMTQFGLSYWVWQEFGRATPFSIMSILFFGAQVIFGLAAGSLVDRWPRKISLILPDIASGVLTLIALFLYTQNALTLSFLYTMSFVNGIFSALQWPAYSVTLASMLKPDQYTKANALFSITDYGPALVAPILAGGLLGTIGLEGIMTIDLLTLTLAVLINLWVFIPDIRKKETTGKGDMSASFWQDILFGFKFISQRKPLLMLLMVFLASNFFAGFGNSLFSPYVLARTNNNALALGTIETFFGVGGLIGTLLLSLWVLPGRKVTALLIGLIISDVGFLILGYFRWIPTMCIGATLGSFGGVMANTHSQAIWQSIVPITMQGRVFSARRFIAQALSGIPMFLSGPLVDNVLVPYFNQKTMLSNVLGQGPAGAISFLMILGSILSIAVALLAFANYNVQHVEDLAMASLEADSTQETMSTLP
- a CDS encoding Na+/H+ antiporter NhaC family protein; translation: MKDRHWFWFALIVVIFLCLPGYVMAEDSTVLNFGIWSLLPALLAIVLAFVTRQVVLSLFLGAFVGVVMLEGGNVFSAFLTLLSKYLVGALTDSFHAGILIFLMVLGSVVGIIGRMGGTKALADFIGRLAKNERTAQFAAWLLGIVVFFDDYANAVVVGPTMRPLFDKYNISREKLAFIVDATAAPVTGLFIISTWIGYELSLIKDSYASLGIAAAPYDVFLSSLPFRFYEILMLLFVLLIAFTGRDFGPMWHAEHRARTTGKLLDDDARPIAANIKMEQVYLGNKEARAYNALIPIVVLIVSSLIALWYNGGGPNLGYTFDAIRQAFSNADSSIAILWATVFTAIVTVLLAVGQRILSLQETMDAFTEGAASMVPALMILTLAWTISGVIADVGTAQFLVGVLSEHLPVFAVAPLVFLVASLVSFATGTSWGTMAIVMPLAIPLAYNVSPTITTLVVGSVLGGAIFGDHCSPISDTTIMASMSSACDHIAHVKTQLPYALAIQVICLILYVLGGFISSWWVLLLIGAVSVLAVVRYVGKPVGASNSKPSSDRI